The proteins below are encoded in one region of Nitrospira sp.:
- a CDS encoding transposase — MKTSKYSESQIATALRQVGAGAPIAEVTRSLGVSEATYYHWRKKYGQMAVAEIRRLRQLEEENRKLKQLVADLTLDKVILQEVLAKKA, encoded by the coding sequence ATGAAGACGAGCAAGTATTCGGAGAGCCAGATTGCGACGGCCTTACGGCAAGTGGGGGCCGGGGCGCCGATCGCCGAGGTGACGCGGAGCCTCGGGGTCAGCGAAGCCACCTACTATCACTGGAGGAAGAAGTACGGCCAGATGGCCGTCGCCGAGATCCGGCGCCTCCGGCAGCTCGAGGAGGAGAACCGCAAGCTGAAGCAATTGGTGGCGGACCTCACGCTGGATAAAGTGATTCTCCAGGAGGTGCTCGCAAAAAAGGCCTGA
- a CDS encoding insertion element protein: MQDVLGHFPIGVRRACGLLQLPRASWYYRAHRREDTALRRRLRELAQARPRFGYLRLHVLLRREGWRINKKRVHRLYREEGLTVRLAPRRKRASHLRVVPPPPQQANERWSMDFVADTLLDGRRFRALTVVDNWSRHSPLIEVDVTLTGARVVSALERVAKHRGYPRMITVDNGSEFASKALDAWAYARGVKLDFIRPGKPVENAVIESFNGRFRDECLNAQVFISLHDARQKIEAWRIDYNEHRPHSALGDLTPREFVERAAKTGLHEGANFQFSAV; this comes from the coding sequence GTGCAGGACGTGCTGGGGCACTTTCCGATCGGCGTCCGACGCGCGTGTGGGCTCCTCCAATTACCGCGGGCCTCCTGGTACTACCGGGCGCACCGGCGCGAGGATACTGCCTTACGGCGGCGGCTTCGGGAATTGGCGCAAGCGCGGCCGCGGTTTGGCTATCTACGTCTGCATGTGCTACTGCGGCGGGAGGGCTGGCGGATCAACAAGAAACGGGTACATCGGTTGTATCGAGAGGAAGGGCTGACGGTGCGGCTCGCGCCCCGGCGGAAACGGGCGAGTCACTTGCGCGTGGTTCCGCCGCCCCCACAGCAGGCCAACGAGCGGTGGAGCATGGATTTTGTGGCCGACACGCTGCTGGATGGCCGGCGGTTTCGGGCGCTGACCGTCGTGGATAATTGGAGTCGCCACAGTCCCTTAATTGAGGTGGATGTGACGTTGACAGGGGCGAGAGTGGTAAGTGCGCTCGAGCGCGTGGCCAAGCACCGCGGATATCCGCGGATGATTACCGTGGATAACGGCAGCGAATTTGCCTCAAAAGCATTGGATGCGTGGGCCTATGCTCGTGGGGTGAAGCTGGATTTCATCCGGCCCGGTAAGCCCGTGGAGAATGCGGTGATTGAGAGTTTCAACGGCCGGTTTCGTGATGAGTGTTTGAACGCGCAGGTCTTCATCTCCCTACATGATGCGCGACAGAAGATAGAAGCATGGCGGATCGATTACAATGAGCACCGGCCGCATAGTGCGCTCGGCGATCTGACGCCTCGGGAGTTCGTCGAACGGGCGGCCAAAACCGGGCTGCACGAAGGAGCGAATTTCCAGTTTTCAGCGGTCTAG
- a CDS encoding mannosyl-3-phosphoglycerate phosphatase, with the protein MPPAPASPEQLLVFTDLDGSLLDPVTYSWDNAREALEQLSSREIPLILVSSKTRAEIEPLRLELQHRHPFITENGGAIFIPQGYFMSVSQEARIREGFEVIELGAPYASLLRALRDIEHAAGIQLRGFHDMTVDEVATRTGLTLDEAELAMRREYDEPFIIEGPPSLLPVIQREAAERQLSVTTGGRFHHLLGESDKGRACLHLLDRYRRHWHRPPKSIRSIGLGDSANDHPMLEVVDVPIAIQRADGSYDPDLHVAHLIKARGVGPVGWNSAVLDQLAPPPARTRRRRQETKRPAPPSSR; encoded by the coding sequence ATGCCCCCGGCGCCTGCGTCGCCTGAGCAACTCCTGGTGTTCACTGACCTGGATGGCTCGCTCCTTGACCCTGTCACATACTCCTGGGATAACGCACGCGAGGCCCTCGAACAACTGTCCAGCCGAGAGATTCCGCTGATTCTCGTCTCGAGCAAAACGCGCGCGGAAATTGAACCGCTTCGGCTAGAACTTCAACATCGCCACCCCTTTATTACGGAAAATGGAGGGGCAATTTTTATCCCCCAAGGATACTTTATGTCGGTTTCTCAGGAAGCCCGCATTCGTGAGGGGTTCGAGGTCATCGAATTGGGAGCCCCCTACGCATCACTGCTTCGCGCACTGCGCGACATCGAGCACGCCGCCGGAATTCAGCTTCGCGGCTTCCACGACATGACGGTCGACGAAGTCGCCACCCGCACCGGCCTCACGCTCGACGAGGCCGAACTTGCCATGCGACGAGAGTACGATGAGCCCTTCATTATCGAAGGCCCGCCCTCCCTCCTCCCGGTTATCCAGCGTGAGGCCGCGGAACGACAGCTCTCGGTCACGACGGGGGGTCGTTTCCATCATCTCCTTGGTGAAAGCGACAAGGGCCGGGCCTGCCTTCACCTCCTGGACCGCTACCGTCGGCACTGGCACCGGCCGCCCAAGTCCATCCGATCGATTGGTCTCGGCGACAGCGCGAACGACCACCCGATGCTGGAGGTCGTGGATGTTCCGATCGCGATTCAGCGCGCCGACGGCTCCTACGATCCAGACCTCCACGTAGCACATCTCATCAAAGCCCGGGGAGTAGGACCTGTCGGCTGGAATTCAGCCGTCCTCGATCAATTGGCGCCTCCCCCTGCGCGGACTCGACGGAGGCGCCAAGAAACCAAGCGACCTGCCCCCCCGAGTTCCAGGTAA
- a CDS encoding MFS transporter translates to MSEGQVIAGGAGSEPGLGTFRARVTNMLPPGWELIRTRNFGLLFWGQLTSQIGDSLSKVALLWFVYQLTGSALKMAMIGLLQTVPPLLLGPIMGVYLDRLPKKATMVGVDIARFVLVALIPTLYSLDLLTLEGLYCLVFLNAIVSMIFGPALASAVPMIVNRTQLTSANAWLQGTANAGVLIGPIISGIGIATIGAQNVLYVDAVTFLISALCLMPMRVREVDWADRTETPRGSFLQELSVGFRFVFNRDRTIFSLMLTATLYSLGVSAFVFMLPVFAERSLAVGPLELGWLWSGLGMGMLLTSAWLASKGQHDLFSRFRMVAGAMSLGGLSVCLLSTLQTPLLAIALIVVIGACTAVFMPIVWGVLQEVTPEPLLGRVFTTFSTGGMASSMAGMAGFGWAADAMGPSVSLIGIGLVLFGTAFFAARCSRTSVVAR, encoded by the coding sequence ATGAGTGAAGGGCAAGTGATAGCGGGCGGAGCAGGGAGCGAACCCGGGTTGGGGACCTTCCGCGCGAGGGTGACCAATATGTTGCCGCCCGGTTGGGAGTTGATTCGGACCCGCAATTTCGGGCTTCTCTTTTGGGGTCAATTGACCTCGCAGATCGGAGACAGCCTGAGCAAGGTGGCGTTGTTGTGGTTTGTGTACCAACTGACGGGATCGGCCCTGAAGATGGCCATGATCGGGCTGTTGCAGACCGTTCCTCCATTACTTTTGGGCCCCATCATGGGCGTTTACTTGGATCGATTGCCGAAGAAGGCGACGATGGTCGGTGTCGACATCGCCCGATTCGTGCTGGTGGCTCTCATTCCGACGCTCTACTCCCTCGATCTGCTGACGCTGGAGGGGCTGTACTGTCTCGTCTTTCTCAATGCCATCGTGTCCATGATTTTCGGACCGGCCTTAGCGTCAGCCGTGCCCATGATCGTGAACCGAACCCAACTCACCTCAGCGAATGCCTGGTTGCAAGGCACGGCCAATGCCGGGGTCTTAATTGGTCCGATCATCAGTGGGATCGGTATTGCAACCATTGGGGCACAGAATGTGTTGTACGTCGATGCGGTGACGTTTCTGATCTCTGCCCTCTGCCTCATGCCGATGCGAGTACGCGAGGTTGATTGGGCGGACCGGACCGAGACGCCGCGAGGGTCTTTCCTTCAGGAACTCAGTGTGGGCTTTCGGTTCGTCTTCAATCGCGACCGCACGATTTTTTCTCTGATGCTCACCGCGACGTTGTACAGCTTGGGTGTGAGCGCGTTCGTATTCATGCTGCCGGTCTTTGCCGAGCGCAGCTTGGCCGTGGGTCCATTGGAGCTGGGGTGGCTGTGGTCCGGTTTGGGGATGGGGATGCTCCTTACTTCGGCTTGGCTTGCTTCCAAAGGGCAGCATGACCTTTTCAGCCGGTTTCGCATGGTGGCTGGGGCAATGTCGCTTGGAGGCCTCTCTGTATGTCTGCTGAGCACCCTGCAAACACCGCTTCTCGCTATCGCACTTATCGTGGTCATCGGAGCATGCACAGCGGTGTTTATGCCTATTGTGTGGGGCGTGCTTCAGGAGGTGACACCTGAGCCGTTACTTGGTCGGGTATTCACAACATTCAGTACTGGCGGTATGGCATCCTCGATGGCGGGCATGGCGGGATTCGGATGGGCTGCTGACGCCATGGGGCCGAGCGTGAGTCTGATCGGGATTGGCCTAGTACTGTTTGGGACGGCGTTCTTCGCTGCGCGTTGCAGCCGCACCTCGGTTGTGGCTCGTTAG
- a CDS encoding glycosyl transferase, with translation MKIAQIAPLWESVPPQRYGGTERIVSYITEELVRQGHEVTLFASGDSVTAARLEAICPQALRLNTGIFNRDAPQVLLQERAFGSMADEFDLIHSHLDFLGFPLARRIRTPVVTTLHGRLDLPELQPIFREFAEIPLVSISDAQRRPLPWANWAGTVHHGLPDFYAPRFEPGQYLAFLGRIAPEKRPDQAIEVAKRVGIPLKIAAKVDPADEAYFRAEIEPMLRHPLIEFVGEITDDEKEEFVGNALALVCPYDWPEPFGIVFIESLACATPVLAYRRGSIPEIIDHGVTGFISETLDEMVASVASLDTIDRRRCRAAFDRRFTAERMVKDYLKIYEELVRENRFLSTTRSRTALSEPYPVLEP, from the coding sequence ATGAAAATCGCGCAGATCGCACCGTTGTGGGAGAGCGTTCCGCCCCAGCGTTACGGGGGAACGGAGCGTATTGTGTCGTACATCACGGAAGAACTCGTTCGGCAAGGGCATGAGGTCACCTTGTTTGCAAGCGGCGATTCAGTGACGGCTGCGCGTCTCGAGGCCATTTGTCCGCAAGCCCTGCGGCTGAACACCGGCATTTTCAATCGCGATGCTCCCCAGGTCCTCCTGCAAGAGCGGGCATTCGGCTCGATGGCCGACGAGTTCGACTTGATTCATTCCCATCTGGACTTTCTGGGCTTCCCACTGGCGCGACGTATCCGCACCCCGGTAGTCACGACCTTGCACGGGCGGTTGGATCTGCCCGAATTGCAACCAATCTTCCGCGAATTCGCCGAGATCCCATTGGTTTCGATTTCCGATGCGCAGCGCCGCCCCCTTCCCTGGGCAAACTGGGCGGGGACGGTCCACCATGGGCTGCCGGACTTCTACGCGCCGCGGTTTGAACCCGGACAGTATCTCGCGTTTCTTGGACGGATTGCTCCAGAAAAGCGACCTGACCAGGCAATCGAAGTGGCCAAGCGGGTCGGAATCCCCTTAAAAATCGCAGCAAAGGTTGATCCGGCCGATGAAGCATATTTCCGGGCCGAAATCGAGCCGATGCTGCGCCATCCTCTGATCGAGTTTGTTGGAGAGATTACGGACGACGAAAAAGAAGAGTTTGTCGGCAATGCGCTGGCGCTGGTTTGTCCGTACGACTGGCCTGAACCATTCGGGATCGTCTTCATCGAATCGCTGGCGTGCGCCACGCCGGTACTCGCCTATCGCCGTGGGTCGATTCCGGAAATTATCGACCACGGGGTGACTGGGTTTATCAGCGAAACGCTCGACGAGATGGTCGCGTCGGTAGCCAGTCTCGACACGATCGACCGACGTCGTTGCCGCGCGGCATTTGATCGGCGTTTCACCGCCGAACGAATGGTGAAGGATTATCTGAAGATCTACGAAGAACTGGTTCGGGAGAATCGGTTTCTGTCGACCACCCGGTCGCGGACGGCCTTGTCTGAGCCTTACCCGGTACTGGAGCCTTAA
- a CDS encoding amylo-alpha-1,6-glucosidase: protein MTVDTIIRINDEFYIHAESSLIDDRTRVLKQGETFGVFDRYGDIQPVEAFTHGLYHEGTRYLSYLELFLGRERPMFLSSMVKEDNAALTVDLTNLDVRRGGRLALMRGTVHILRSRFLWNGTCYEQIRLMHYGLEPTELDLMFRFGADYADIFEVRGMTRSRKGRCLESAVTGSVVTLGYEGLDGVVRRTHVQWDPTPDRLSETEAVFNCRLAPKESMMIALTVTCERQGSPVEPRSYDQACAEMSRMIEACVSQECEITTSSWQFNNWLHRSRSDLYMMFTDTPQGLYPYAGVPWFSTPFGRDGIITALEYLWVNPLVAKGVLQYLAHHQAVEASAERDAEPGKILHESRLGEMATLGEIPFGRYYGSVDSTPLFVMLAGAYYECTGDVECIRAIWSNIERALEWIDQYGDVDSDGFIEYARRSPHGLVHQGWKDSHDSIFHRDGAMAEAPIALCEVQGYVYAAKLAAATCARALGTSERERSLTQEAALIRERFEATFWSEALSNYALALDGAKRPCLVQASNAGHCLYTGIVDATRAHRVAKTLLGSEMFSGWGIRTIGDREARYSPMSYHDGSIWPHDNAIIAMGLSRYGMTEQARTIMQTLFEASLHMGLYRLPELFCGFPRREDEGPSLYPVACAPQAWSAGAAFMLLAASLGLRIDGITRRVTLQHPVLPDFLRDMSIRNLRVGDGSVDFSLKRERGGLRMEVIRADHGVQIVHEK, encoded by the coding sequence ATGACGGTGGACACGATCATCCGTATCAACGACGAGTTTTATATTCATGCCGAGTCTTCACTGATCGACGATCGGACACGGGTATTGAAACAGGGCGAAACGTTCGGCGTGTTCGATCGCTACGGGGACATTCAGCCCGTGGAAGCGTTCACCCATGGGCTCTACCATGAAGGCACTCGGTACCTGTCGTATCTCGAATTATTTCTGGGCCGGGAGAGACCGATGTTTCTCAGTTCCATGGTCAAGGAGGACAACGCCGCCTTGACAGTCGATTTGACCAACCTTGATGTACGGCGGGGAGGGCGCCTCGCACTTATGCGAGGCACTGTGCATATCCTGCGTTCCCGCTTTCTGTGGAATGGGACCTGCTACGAGCAAATCCGCCTGATGCATTACGGCCTGGAACCGACAGAACTCGATCTGATGTTTCGATTTGGGGCCGATTATGCGGATATTTTCGAAGTAAGGGGGATGACCCGGTCCCGAAAGGGGCGGTGTCTGGAGAGTGCGGTTACCGGCTCAGTGGTCACGTTGGGATACGAAGGGCTGGATGGGGTCGTGCGCCGCACGCACGTGCAATGGGATCCGACGCCGGACCGGTTGAGCGAAACCGAGGCGGTCTTCAACTGTCGCCTCGCGCCCAAGGAATCGATGATGATTGCGCTCACTGTGACCTGTGAGCGTCAGGGAAGTCCGGTTGAGCCTCGGTCCTACGATCAGGCCTGTGCGGAGATGAGCCGGATGATCGAGGCCTGCGTGTCACAGGAATGTGAAATCACAACCTCGAGTTGGCAGTTCAATAACTGGCTCCACCGGTCGCGGTCCGACTTATACATGATGTTTACGGATACCCCGCAGGGCCTGTATCCATACGCGGGCGTCCCCTGGTTTAGCACCCCGTTCGGACGTGACGGGATCATCACGGCACTCGAGTATCTCTGGGTGAACCCCCTCGTGGCCAAGGGAGTCCTTCAGTATCTGGCCCATCACCAGGCGGTGGAGGCGAGTGCCGAGCGCGATGCCGAGCCAGGCAAGATCCTCCATGAGAGCCGATTGGGGGAAATGGCAACCCTGGGCGAGATTCCCTTTGGGCGCTATTACGGCAGCGTGGATTCGACTCCGTTGTTCGTCATGTTGGCCGGCGCGTATTACGAGTGCACGGGAGACGTGGAGTGTATCCGCGCCATCTGGTCAAACATTGAGCGAGCCCTCGAATGGATTGATCAGTACGGCGACGTCGATAGCGACGGGTTTATCGAATATGCCAGGCGTTCGCCCCATGGGTTGGTCCATCAAGGGTGGAAGGATTCACATGATTCAATCTTTCATCGCGATGGGGCGATGGCGGAAGCACCTATTGCTCTCTGCGAAGTCCAGGGATATGTCTACGCGGCGAAGCTGGCGGCTGCGACTTGCGCCAGGGCCCTGGGGACCTCTGAGCGAGAAAGAAGTCTGACACAGGAAGCGGCGTTGATCCGTGAACGGTTCGAAGCTACCTTTTGGTCGGAAGCGCTGTCGAATTATGCGCTGGCGTTGGATGGAGCCAAGCGGCCATGTCTCGTGCAGGCTTCTAACGCCGGACATTGTCTGTATACGGGAATCGTGGATGCGACGCGGGCACACCGCGTGGCCAAGACGCTGTTGGGTTCGGAAATGTTTTCCGGATGGGGCATACGGACGATTGGAGATCGTGAGGCGCGGTACAGTCCGATGTCGTATCATGACGGGTCGATCTGGCCTCACGATAACGCCATCATTGCCATGGGGCTGTCACGCTACGGCATGACCGAGCAGGCGAGAACGATCATGCAGACGCTCTTCGAGGCCTCACTTCACATGGGTCTCTATCGACTTCCAGAGCTGTTTTGCGGATTTCCGCGTCGGGAAGATGAGGGCCCGAGTTTGTATCCGGTCGCCTGTGCGCCTCAAGCGTGGAGCGCCGGCGCCGCCTTCATGCTGCTGGCTGCTTCCCTGGGGTTGCGCATCGATGGCATCACCCGGAGAGTGACCCTCCAACACCCGGTGCTTCCTGATTTCCTTCGCGATATGAGTATTCGAAATCTCCGGGTCGGTGACGGGTCAGTGGATTTTTCTCTCAAGCGCGAGCGGGGAGGGCTGCGGATGGAAGTGATCAGGGCAGACCATGGCGTTCAGATCGTACATGAAAAGTGA
- a CDS encoding MFS transporter translates to MDSQCTEADVTWPVGRADAARRQWLLSPGFRLVWWGQTVSQVGDGISKLALIWFVYAVTGSPLKATVIGLLQTIPPILLGPLIGVAIDRLPKKPLLIGSDVIRAFVIGFIPCWMSVESFTVDRLYLLVLLNSVATAVFGPALTAAIPAIVARPQYTAANALLQSTTSLGVIVGPAISGLGIAALSSQDVLCLNALTYMVSAACFVPLKLAPTETVEQTGGAVSSTLHDLREVIHFSIVRQPTILTLTIMASLYTFGSSAFSTLFPVFARKLLDLGPVEVGYLWSAFGVGLMAVSIGLIWISEWNLMRRIQVILFATTVSGWAMLGLVWVSDRYLAGALMVLIGGGLGALTPIAWGVLQELVPPQMVGRALALYSTGAMTAAIAGMWFFGWTSERWGEQWSVMGIGVTLFITAIFAASFSRRSYQRTPASS, encoded by the coding sequence GTGGACAGTCAGTGTACCGAGGCGGACGTGACGTGGCCAGTCGGTCGGGCCGATGCGGCGCGCCGCCAGTGGCTCTTGTCTCCCGGGTTCCGCCTGGTTTGGTGGGGGCAGACCGTCTCCCAAGTGGGCGACGGGATTTCGAAATTGGCACTGATCTGGTTCGTGTACGCCGTGACCGGCTCTCCCTTGAAGGCCACGGTGATTGGCTTGCTTCAGACGATCCCTCCGATTCTTCTGGGTCCGCTCATCGGCGTGGCGATCGACCGGCTCCCCAAAAAACCGCTCCTCATTGGATCCGACGTCATCCGAGCCTTCGTCATCGGTTTTATACCCTGCTGGATGTCGGTTGAGTCGTTCACGGTCGATCGGCTGTATCTCTTAGTGCTGCTTAATTCCGTGGCGACGGCGGTATTCGGTCCCGCGCTCACGGCGGCTATTCCGGCCATTGTGGCGCGCCCCCAATACACCGCGGCGAATGCGCTGCTCCAAAGTACGACGAGCCTCGGCGTGATTGTCGGACCGGCCATCAGCGGTCTGGGCATTGCAGCACTCAGTTCGCAAGATGTGCTCTGTTTGAACGCGCTGACCTATATGGTTTCTGCCGCCTGTTTCGTCCCCTTGAAGCTTGCTCCCACCGAGACAGTGGAACAAACCGGCGGTGCGGTGTCATCCACCCTGCACGATCTGCGGGAGGTCATTCATTTTTCAATCGTGCGCCAGCCGACCATTCTGACGCTGACCATCATGGCCAGCCTGTACACGTTCGGTTCGAGCGCCTTCAGCACGCTGTTTCCTGTATTCGCCAGGAAGTTGCTGGATTTGGGGCCGGTCGAAGTGGGCTATCTCTGGTCGGCATTCGGCGTCGGCCTCATGGCCGTGTCCATTGGCTTGATCTGGATCAGCGAATGGAATCTCATGCGGCGCATTCAGGTGATCCTCTTCGCCACCACAGTCAGCGGATGGGCGATGCTCGGCCTGGTGTGGGTGAGCGATCGATATCTGGCTGGCGCATTGATGGTCCTGATCGGAGGCGGCCTCGGGGCACTCACGCCGATTGCGTGGGGGGTGTTGCAGGAACTCGTACCGCCCCAGATGGTCGGGCGGGCATTGGCTTTGTATTCCACGGGTGCGATGACCGCCGCCATCGCCGGTATGTGGTTTTTCGGTTGGACATCAGAGCGCTGGGGAGAACAGTGGAGCGTGATGGGCATCGGCGTGACCCTCTTTATCACGGCGATTTTTGCCGCAAGCTTTTCGCGGCGCTCGTATCAGCGGACGCCCGCTTCGTCGTGA
- the celB gene encoding phosphoglucomutase, alpha-D-glucose phosphate-specific: MAVHPLAGKPAPLEQLIDLSALHHAYHDNAPDPAEPSHRVSFGTSGHRGSALRHSFTESHILAITQAICEYRRNEHITGPLYLGKDTHALSDPAFHTALGVLAANNVDVMIDRDNGFTPTPVISHAILTYNHGRTKGLADGIVVTPSHNPPEDGGFKYNPPNGGPADTGITKWIEERANTLLIDYLKGVVHLPYEQALAASSTHRHDYVGTYVNDLLNVIDMAAIKGAHLTIGADPLGGSNVAYWEPIADQYGLSIKIVNAAVDPTFRFMPLDWDGKIRMDCSSPYAMASLIALRQKFDIAFGNDADSDRHGIVTKSVGLMNPNHYLATAIHYLFTHRPGWTTSTAIGKTLVSSSLIDRVASKLNRKLVEVPVGFKWFVPGLLDGCLGFGGEESAGASFLRQDGRVWTTDKDGIIMDLLAAEMRATTGKDPGELYRDLTKELGEPCYERIDAPASAQQKAVLSKLSADTVKMTELAGDKVTSVLSKAPGNGAAIGGVKVITEHGWFAARPSGTEEVYKLYTESFRGTEHLKRIQAEAQAILRAAFS, from the coding sequence ATGGCCGTACATCCCCTCGCCGGAAAACCAGCGCCTCTTGAACAGTTGATCGACCTTTCCGCGCTGCATCATGCCTACCATGACAATGCACCCGACCCCGCCGAACCCTCGCACCGCGTGAGTTTCGGCACGAGTGGCCATCGCGGCTCGGCCCTGCGCCATTCGTTCACCGAATCGCACATCCTCGCCATCACCCAGGCGATCTGTGAGTATCGCCGCAACGAACACATTACCGGCCCGCTCTATTTGGGGAAGGACACGCACGCGCTCTCGGATCCCGCGTTTCACACGGCCCTTGGCGTACTGGCCGCGAACAACGTTGATGTCATGATCGACCGAGACAACGGCTTCACACCGACCCCGGTCATCTCACACGCCATCCTGACCTATAACCACGGCCGTACGAAGGGTCTGGCCGACGGAATCGTGGTCACTCCCTCGCACAATCCGCCTGAAGACGGCGGCTTTAAGTACAATCCGCCGAACGGCGGCCCAGCCGATACCGGGATCACGAAATGGATCGAAGAACGGGCAAATACCCTGTTGATCGACTATCTGAAGGGTGTCGTGCACCTGCCCTACGAGCAGGCGCTGGCAGCTTCATCCACACACCGGCACGACTACGTCGGCACCTACGTGAACGATCTCCTCAATGTCATCGACATGGCCGCCATCAAAGGCGCTCACCTGACCATCGGAGCGGACCCGCTCGGCGGTTCGAACGTGGCCTATTGGGAGCCGATCGCCGACCAATATGGTCTTTCGATCAAAATCGTGAATGCGGCGGTGGACCCGACGTTTCGATTCATGCCGCTCGACTGGGACGGAAAGATTCGAATGGATTGTTCTTCCCCCTATGCCATGGCCTCGCTCATTGCGCTACGCCAGAAATTCGATATCGCCTTTGGAAACGACGCCGACAGCGACCGGCATGGAATCGTCACGAAGAGCGTGGGATTGATGAATCCGAATCATTACCTCGCCACAGCGATTCACTATCTGTTTACACATCGGCCTGGCTGGACCACGAGCACCGCGATCGGCAAGACCTTGGTCAGCAGCAGCCTCATCGACCGCGTGGCGTCCAAATTGAATCGGAAATTGGTCGAAGTGCCGGTCGGATTTAAGTGGTTCGTGCCCGGGTTGCTGGACGGCTGCCTTGGATTCGGCGGAGAAGAAAGCGCAGGGGCGTCATTCTTGCGGCAGGACGGACGCGTGTGGACCACTGACAAAGACGGCATCATCATGGATCTCTTGGCCGCCGAAATGCGGGCGACCACCGGCAAGGATCCAGGCGAACTGTATCGGGATCTGACGAAGGAATTGGGTGAACCTTGTTACGAACGCATTGACGCGCCCGCGTCAGCACAGCAAAAAGCCGTGCTTTCGAAACTGTCAGCCGACACGGTGAAGATGACGGAACTGGCCGGCGATAAGGTCACGTCCGTGCTCTCAAAGGCACCCGGCAATGGCGCCGCGATCGGTGGGGTGAAGGTCATCACCGAGCACGGCTGGTTTGCCGCACGCCCATCCGGAACGGAAGAGGTCTACAAGCTCTACACCGAGTCCTTCCGAGGCACCGAGCACCTCAAGCGCATCCAGGCCGAAGCTCAGGCCATCCTTAGAGCGGCGTTTTCGTAG
- a CDS encoding endonuclease, translated as MTVAGPVELEQMKSLGELAGEARGILRAMRQIQPRVTMRSPSDYARRPGYSRQFLPGFQVCHPTMTGRRTDDAAPLLDGSGSELKYQHFSVVMSKSRRLAIYVACNINGKRSQKIRRGRDRWSLDPRIDPAYQVGEELYSRNDLDRGHLVRREDPVWGEEKEAALANQDSFHFTNCSPQHEKYNQRTWLGLENYILLNSRAHDLKVSVFSGPVFKDDDPTYRDVLIPREYWKVVAVVSEGRPSATAYMISQADLLENLRAFGFGKYKTYQVSIGQIEQMTDLRFGDLKQYDGFTTEEGRTRRALRQEIRSWEDIRV; from the coding sequence ATGACCGTCGCAGGACCTGTTGAACTGGAGCAGATGAAATCGTTGGGCGAACTTGCTGGAGAGGCACGGGGTATCCTCCGAGCAATGCGGCAGATCCAACCCCGCGTAACGATGCGCTCGCCGTCGGATTATGCGCGGCGGCCAGGCTATTCCCGCCAATTTCTGCCTGGTTTTCAGGTGTGCCACCCTACGATGACCGGGAGGCGCACTGACGATGCGGCCCCATTGCTCGATGGGTCTGGTTCTGAGCTGAAGTACCAACACTTTTCCGTTGTGATGTCGAAATCGAGGCGCTTGGCCATCTACGTGGCCTGCAACATCAATGGCAAGCGATCGCAAAAGATCCGTCGTGGGCGGGACCGATGGAGTCTCGATCCCAGGATCGATCCCGCGTATCAAGTCGGCGAGGAGCTCTACAGTCGAAACGACTTGGACCGTGGTCATTTGGTCCGGCGCGAAGATCCCGTTTGGGGAGAAGAAAAGGAGGCGGCTCTTGCCAATCAGGACAGCTTTCATTTCACCAATTGCTCGCCACAACACGAGAAGTACAACCAACGCACATGGCTTGGACTGGAGAATTACATTCTCCTCAATTCGCGTGCACATGACTTGAAGGTCAGCGTGTTCAGCGGTCCGGTCTTCAAAGATGACGATCCCACCTATCGCGACGTGTTGATTCCCCGTGAATATTGGAAGGTGGTCGCAGTCGTATCGGAGGGGCGGCCGTCGGCAACGGCCTACATGATCAGCCAGGCCGATCTGCTGGAGAATCTTCGGGCCTTTGGCTTCGGGAAATACAAAACCTATCAAGTCAGCATTGGGCAAATCGAACAGATGACCGACCTGCGGTTCGGAGATCTGAAGCAATACGATGGGTTCACGACCGAGGAAGGACGGACGCGCCGTGCCCTACGGCAAGAGATTCGCTCCTGGGAGGACATCCGGGTCTGA